One window of the Nicotiana tabacum cultivar K326 chromosome 4, ASM71507v2, whole genome shotgun sequence genome contains the following:
- the LOC107802843 gene encoding vesicle transport v-SNARE 13-like isoform X1, with translation MSQVFEGYERQYCELSANLTKKCSSASILDGEQKKQKVSEIKAGLDDAEALIRKMDLEARSLPPNVKATLLAKLREYKSDLNNLKTEVKRITSANANQAARDELLESGMADAMMVSADQRQRLMMSTERLNHSSDRIRESRKTMLETEELGVSILQDLHQQRQSLLHAHDTLHGVDDNISRSKKILTTMSRRMSRNKWIISSIIAVLVLAILLVLYFKLAH, from the exons ATGAGTCAGGTGTTCGAAGGATATGAAAGGCAGTACTGTGAGCTTTCTGCTAATTTAACGAAGAAATGCAGCTCAGCTAGTATCCTTGATGGAG agcaaaagaaacaaaaagtgtCTGAAATAAAAGCTGGCCTAGATGATGCTGAAGCATTG ATTCGCAAGATGGACCTAGAAGCTAGGAGTTTACCTCCAAATGTTAAGGCCACACTTCTTGCCAAGTTAAGAGAATATAAAAGTGATCTGAACAACTTAAAAACTGAAGTGAAAAGAATCACATCAGCAAATGCAAACCAAGCTGCAAGGGACGAGTTGTTGGAATCGGGGATGGCGGATGCTATGATG GTGTCTGCTGATCAAAGGCAAAGGTTGATGATGTCAACAGAGAGATTGAATCATTCGAGTGATAGGATCAGGGAGAGTCGAAAAACAATGCTAGAAACCGAGGAGCTAGGGGTCTCAATTCTTCAAGATTTGCATCAACAACGTCAGTCTCTCCTGCATGCACATGACACG CTTCATGGAGTGGATGATAATATTAGCAGGAGCAAGAAGATACTGACTACAATGTCAAGAAGGATGAGCAGGAATAAATGGATCATCAGTTCTATCATTGCTGTCTTGGTCCTGGCTATCCTGTTAGTTCTTTACTTCAAGCTGGCCCATTAG
- the LOC107802838 gene encoding two-component response regulator-like APRR1, whose product MEKSEIVKSGEGFIDRSKVRILLCDKDAKSSQEVFTLLCKCSYQVTSVRSPRQVIDALNAEGPDIDIILSEVDLPMSKGYKMLKYIMRDKELRRIPVIMMSSEDEVSIVVKCLKFGAADYLVKPLRTNELLNLWTHMWRRRQMLGLAEKNILSYDFDLVVSDPSDPNSTTIFSDDTDDRSRKSVNLEACPSIQQEDEINASTTAAPIETAVVFPSECQSDVPGTNERQTGQISLFRKKSELKIGGSSAFFTYVKSGVLKTNDQGTTYTHENVPQLRIEEKTNAVDGHLEIETQMQVNGDAVENNSQGDDYPSSNSFPESYSMERSCTPPLSLELTQQRNSKMEEFSQVYMHPRNEAQRDAVSFHAQTAYSYFVSGAMNQVMMPSPHIYPKNLQDLHNHANSAVLPQYNHMSPCPPHMHGMASFPYYPMGLCLQPGQMATPHQWPTIGNSPLAEGKGSKVDRRKAALMKFRQKRKERCFDKKIRYVNRKKLAERRPRVRGQFVRKVNGVNVDLNGHPASADYDEEEEEEDEEEQTGNFDSPEDDPSMCL is encoded by the exons ATGGAGAAGAGTGAGATTGTTAAGAGTGGGGAAGGGTTTATTGATAGGAGTAAAGTGCGGATTTTACTGTGTGATAAGGATGCCAAAAGCTCTCAGGAGGTTTTTACGCTCTTGTGCAAATGCTCTTATCAAG TGACTTCGGTGAGGTCACCCAGGCAGGTGATTGATGCACTGAATGCTGAAGGACCTGATATTGATATCATCCTTTCTGAAGTTGACCTTCCTATGTCTAAAGGATATAAGATGTTGAAATACATCATGAGGGATAAAGAGCTGAGGCGCATTCCGGTGATCA TGATGTCATCGGAAGATGAAGTCTCTATTGTTGTCAAGTGCCTCAAATTTGGAGCAGCTGACTACCTTGTAAAGCCTCTCCGCACTAATGAGCTGTTGAACTTGTGGACTCACATGTGGAGAAGAAGGCAAATG CTTGGACTAGCAGAGAAGAACATCTTAAGTTATGACTTTGATTTGGTTGTATCAGACCCCAGCGATCCTAATAGCACTACTATTTTCTCTGATGATACCGATGATAGGTCCCGGAAGAGTGTCAATCTGGAAGCATGTCCCTCTATTCAGCAAGAAGACGAG ATTAATGCTTCCACCACTGCTGCTCCTATAGAGACTGCCGTTGTGTTTCCATCCGAGTGTCAGTCTGACGTGCCAGGAACTAATGAACGGCAGACAG GACAAATTTCCTTATTTCGTAAGAAGAGTGAACTGAAGATAGGTGGGTCCTCGGCCTTCTTTACCTATGTCAAATCAGGCGTGCTTAAAACCAATGACCAAGGAACAACCTATACCCATGAAAATGTGCCTCAGTTGAGGATTGAAGAGAAGACTAATGCAGTCGATGGGCATCTAGAGATTGAAACTCAAATGCAAGTAAATGGAGATGCAGTTGAAAATAATTCACAAGGCGATGACTATCCAAGTAGTAACAGTTTTCCAGAGTCGTATTCCATGGAAAGGTCCTGTACTCCCCCTTTGTCATTAGAGTTAACACAACAGAGGAACTCAAAGATGGAAGAGTTCTCGCAGGTGTACATGCATCCACGCAATGAAGCTCAGCGTGATGCTGTGAGTTTTCATGCACAAACTGCTTATTCCTATTTTGTTTCTGGAGCAATGAATCAAGTCATGATGCCATCACCACATATTTATCCGAAGAACCTGCAAGATCTCCACAACCATGCTAATTCAGCTGTACTTCCTCAATACAATCATATGTCACCTTGTCCCCCTCATATGCATGGGATGGCATCATTTCCTTACTACCCTATGGGCCTATGCTTACAACCTGGCCAAATGGCAACACCTCATCAATGGCCTACAATTGGAAATTCGCCTTTGGCTGAGGGTAAGGGGAGCAAAGTTGATCGTAGAAAGGCAGCACTTATGAAGTTCAGACAGAAGAGAAAGGAAAGATGTTTTGACAAGAAGATCAGGTATGTTAACAGAAAAAAGCTGGCAGAACGGAGACCTCGTGTGAGGGGACAGTTTGTAAGGAAGGTAAATGGTGTGAATGTGGATCTTAATGGGCATCCTGCTTCAGCAGATtatgatgaggaggaggaggaagaggatgAGGAGGAACAAACAGGAAATTTTGATTCACCTGAGGATGATCCATCGATGTGTCTATGA
- the LOC107802836 gene encoding putative xyloglucan 6-xylosyltransferase 5 → MGPDSSFAAQKRGGGALPTTATPNGGRASSVLPRGRQIQRTFNNIKITILCGFVTILVLRGTIGFGNLASSGSDAENANLIEETNRILDEIRSDKDPDDPVDQSDSFFRLNSTYSLGPKITTWDADRKFWLQKNPDFPNFIHGKPRVLLVTGSPPNPCDNPIGDHYLLKVIKNKIDYCRIHGIEIVYNLAHLEKEMAGYWAKLPLIRKLMLSHPEVEWIWWMDSDALFTDMVFEIPFSKYNDHNLVIHGYPDLLFDQKSWIALNTGSFLIRNCQWSLDLLDAWAPMGPKGPVREEAGKVLTANLKGRPAFEADDQSALIYLLMSQKDQWMDQVFIENSYYLHGYWAGLVDRYEEMIEKYHPGLGDERWPFVTHFVGCKPCGSYGDYPVERCMKSIERAFNFADNQVLKLYGFRHKGLLSPNIKRIRNETDNPLQYVDQLDVRHAKHESTGPQS, encoded by the coding sequence ATGGGTCCAGACAGCAGTTTCGCAGCTCAGAAAAGAGGTGGTGGAGCACTACCTACCACCGCCACTCCCAACGGCGGCCGTGCCAGTTCCGTCTTACCTCGCGGCCGACAGATCCAACGTACTTTCAACAACATTAAGATCACTATTCTTTGCGGCTTCGTCACTATCCTTGTCCTACGTGGCACCATTGGTTTCGGCAACCTCGCATCCTCCGGAAGTGATGCTGAGAATGCGAATCTTATCGAAGAGACTAACCGGATCCTCGACGAGATCCGATCCGACAAGGACCCGGATGACCCGGTTGACCAGTCCGATAGTTTTTTCCGACTTAATTCAACTTACAGTTTAGGCCCGAAGATTACTACTTGGGATGCCGACCGCAAATTCTGGCTTCAGAAAAACCCTGATTTCCCTAATTTTATTCATGGTAAGCCTCGAGTTTTGCTGGTAACTGGCTCTCCCCCAAACCCTTGTGATAATCCAATTGGGGATCATTACTTGTTGAAGGTTATAAAGAACAAAATTGATTATTGTAGGATCCATGGGATTGAAATCGTTTATAATTTAGCTCATTTGGAAAAGGAAATGGCTGGGTACTGGGCTAAATTGCCCTTGATTCGCAAGCTAATGTTGTCTCACCCTGAAGTAGAATGGATTTGGTGGATGGACAGTGATGCCTTATTCACTGATATGGTCTTTGAGATCCCTTTTTCCAAGTACAATGATCACAATCTTGTTATTCATGGCTACCCTGATCTATTGTTTGATCAGAAATCATGGATTGCATTGAACACTGGTAGTTTTCTAATTAGGAATTGCCAGTGGTCTCTTGATTTGTTGGATGCGTGGGCGCCAATGGGGCCTAAAGGTCCTGTTCGTGAAGAAGCTGGGAAGGTTTTGACGGCTAATTTAAAGGGTAGACCAGCATTTGAAGCGGATGATCAGTCTGCATTAATATACTTGTTGATGTCACAGAAGGATCAGTGGATGGACCAGGTGTTCATTGAGAATTCCTACTATCTACACGGATATTGGGCTGGGTTAGTTGATAGGTATGAGGAGATGATTGAGAAATACCATCCAGGTTTGGGGGATGAGAGATGGCCGTTTGTGACACATTTTGTGGGATGCAAGCCATGTGGGAGTTATGGAGATTACCCTGTTGAGAGGTGCATGAAAAGTATTGAGAGGGCTTTCAATTTTGCAGATAATCAAGTGCTTAAGTTGTATGGGTTTAGACATAAGGGCTTGTTGAGCCCTAACATCAAAAGGATTAGGAATGAAACTGATAATCCGCTGCAGTATGTAGATCAGTTAGATGTTCGACATGCAAAGCATGAGAGCACAGGACCTCAGAGCTAG
- the LOC107802834 gene encoding putative xyloglucan galactosyltransferase GT11, with amino-acid sequence MLHRRQIIIRSRNLGKKMENSLATRSRHKFWFVFFVFFVSWYLLLYGIDWSSLPGIVTTSRYEASSIESFRPTFIPPPTPLLENNVSSNFNSSSTNNATTDATKSETRSGEESVDENDNVVPDLEALEKELEPLLRKNEPKDEKVEKNATQEDKKGGKSCEGRYIYVAEIPSRFNEDMLKHCKLLNKWEDMCQYLVNMGLGPDLGNPQRVFSSKGWFTTNQFSLEVLFHNRMKQYDCLTNDSSKAAAVFVPYYAGFDVSRYLWDDFNISMRDAGAIEVAKILKEKPEWKTMWGRDHFMIAGRITWDFRRGIEEDSAWGNKLMLLPESQNMTILTIESSPWNRNDFAIPYPTYFHPSSDNDVFQWQNRMRRLRRRVLFSFAGAPRPNLEESIRSEIMEQCLATRRKCRLLECKDLHNKCNKPVHVMKLFQSSHFCLQPSGDSFTRRSTFDSILAGCIPVFFTPGSAYIQYIWHLPKDYTKYSVLIPEDDVRKKKVSIENVLSRIPRSQVAAMREEVIKLIPNVVYADPRSRLETVEDAFDLAVKGVLERVDVMRKEMRQGKNYSMVFDEEYSWKYYTFGTLENHEWDHYFLRTSKEKY; translated from the coding sequence ATGCTCCATAGAAGACAGATAATAATTAGATCAAGAAACCTTGGAAAAAAGATGGAAAACTCCCTTGCCACAAGGTCTCGCCATAAATTTtggtttgttttctttgttttctttgtttcttggTACTTATTGCTTTATGGAATTGATTGGTCTTCTCTACCTGGAATTGTAACAACGTCACGGTACGAAGCGAGTTCAATTGAATCCTTTCGTCCAACTTTTATTCCTCCTCCAACTCCCCTTCTTGAAAATAACGTTAGCTCAAATTTCAATTCTTCAAGTACTAATAATGCCACCACTGATGCTACAAAGAGCGAGACGCGATCCGGGGAAGAATCGGTTGATGAAAATGACAATGTGGTACCTGATTTGGAGGCGCTTGAGAAAGAATTGGAACCTTTGTTAAGAAAAAATGaacccaaagatgaaaaggttGAGAAAAATGCAACTCAAGAAGATAAAAAGGGAGGAAAATCATGTGAAGGACGATATATATATGTTGCAGAAATACCAAGTAGGTTCAATGAAGACATGCTGAAGCACTGTAAATTGTTAAACAAATGGGAAGATATGTGCCAATATTTGGTTAACATGGGACTTGGTCCTGATCTTGGAAACCCGCAGAGAGTTTTCTCAAGCAAAGGTTGGTTTACGACGAATCAATTCTCGTTAGAAGTGTTGTTTCATAACAGAATGAAGCAATATGATTGTTTAACGAATGATTCTTCGAAAGCTGCAGCAGTTTTTGTGCCATATTATGCAGGTTTTGATGTTTCAAGGTATTTATGGGATGATTTTAATATATCAATGAGGGATGCAGGTGCAATTGAAGTTGCAAAAATTCTTAAGGAAAAACCCGAATGGAAAACTATGTGGGGTAGAGATCATTTCATGATTGCAGGTAGAATTACTTGGGATTTTAGGAGAGGTATTGAGGAGGATTCTGCTTGGGGTAACAAGTTAATGTTGTTGCCTGAATCACAAAACATGACAATATTGACAATCGAATCGAGTCCTTGGAACAGGAATGATTTCGCGATCCCATATCCGACATACTTTCATCCTTCAAGTGACAATGATGTGTTCCAGTGGCAAAACAGGATGAGGAGGCTGAGGAGGAGGGTGTTGTTCTCGTTCGCGGGGGCCCCACGTCCAAATTTGGAGGAATCAATCAGAAGCGAGATAATGGAACAGTGTTTAGCAACTAGGCGAAAATGCAGGCTGTTGGAATGCAAAGACTTGCACAACAAATGCAATAAACCAGTTCATGTTATGAAGCTGTTTCAAAGTTCTCATTTTTGCTTACAACCCTCTGGTGATTCATTTACTAGAAGGTCTACTTTTGACTCCATTTTGGCTGGTTGTATACCGGTGTTTTTTACTCCAGGTTCTGCTTATATTCAATATATATGGCATTTACCAAAGGATTACACTAAATACTCAGTGCTTATTCCAGAGGATGATGTAAGGAAAAAGAAAGTAAGCATTGAAAATGTACTATCTAGAATACCAAGATCACAAGTAGCAGCAATGAGAGAGGAAGTGATAAAGCTAATACCAAATGTGGTATATGCAGATCCAAGATCAAGATTGGAGACTGTTGAAGATGCATTTGATTTAGCAGTGAAAGGGGTTCTTGAAAGAGTGGATGTaatgagaaaagaaatgagacAAGGCAAGAATTATAGTATGGTATTTGATGAAGAATATAGTTGGAAGTATTATACTTTTGGAACTTTAGAAAACCATGAGTGGGATCATTACTTTTTGAGAACCAGTAAAGAGAAGTACTAA